ATGTTACTTCGAGCTTGTGCATCGTAACGGCTCCGGAATTCTTCAGTGGCGTATATGTTAGGTATTTGAAGAAAGGATCTCAACACCTGCGATCAACATAAAATTAGAGATAAAATTACCTTCTACACACCCGAAATTCCATATTTTTAAGCACACTGGAGTAACGTCCATTTCCTTAGTGCttaataaaattatttcttcCATAAATGCAAAGCTATTGCTCATACCTTTAGCCGCAATTCAAAGTAGTCATCGTCAGAGGTGCATCCATATTCATTTCTCATCATGGCCAAGGTGTCGGCATATTCGCTCGAAGAACTACCTAACGTGGCCATCTCGATGTCTAGGAAGTAGTGTACGTCACTCGTGCCTGTCGCATTAGGCGTTAAATGAACAGGAGTTGAGTTTATAAGTGCAGCTtctattaattttcttaagtcACTGACTAATTCAGGAACCTGAAACGAGAAAAGGGCGTAAATGTAGAACGGTCTGTCATGGAGCATTGACAACTAGAATACAAACTACCGCGTGCTCTGCATCCATTATGAATTCTTCGAGGGTTGCCAGAGTAAGTTCCTCTGATATACCAGGAAGGCGTGGGTCGTAATGCAAGCTTAAATAGTACAAGTAAAAACAGATTCAATCCAGACGAAAATTAGATTAATTCTCATGAACTCGTAAAGAGTTATCCGTGCAAGAAATGGTATGCCACTTGATGTATTTAATATATTTATGATGAACTTACTGCTGAAGAAACATGGCTAAAGCTACAGCAGTTGGATTAGAAAGCCGGTGAAGGATTTCGTCAAACAATACGAAACGCTTCTCTAAGTTTTCCAGGTTGTAATAGTGCCTCCGCCCTTCGTCGCCAGTGAGCGCTAGACAAATCCGATTCCACCATTTTTCTCTCACGCTCGGTGAAGATATCAATTTTTCTGTCAGCTGGTTCCATCggttctccattttttttttctcaattgtcacaaattcacgtttttcaaaaagccTATTGAAGACCACCaagtaaattttgtttgtacaGGGGATGGTCAGAGAGAAAAGCAATGTTTGGAAGACACTCAACTCTGCACCTTCCTCTCAGCATTACAAGCCGATAAAATATTGTGCGGCGGCGCAGAACTTCCCGTGTCTAATCGATATTTTAGAGCCGGATAATTTTTTATAATGTAAGTTCACAAGCTTGTGCGAGGATAAACAGAATCAATAGCCGGGGAAACAgcaacatttttatttcgtttatttgaaaatgggctaaattaatgaaaaaactAATGGTAGCTttgaaatcagcgttaaatttttaGTATAATCtgtaatttttaatgaattctAAGAGGTTTACCTTTTTGCAGATTTTGACGAAAGTGGAAAGGGTAttgccttcccactttttcattcttAGCTAAATTGTAGATATCGCTTAATGCGCgtgatttccattcaaaatAAAGCGAAGTTCATAAAAAACTATTTAGTTTTTCGCTTGGGACAATAGTTCTtgaaataaatgcaaaaaaccGTTAAAACAATGATAATGGCGCGCCAGCAGCCCTTTAGTTCCGTCCATTTCAAAATCTGTCtcatttattcaaaaataagatAACTATCAAGGAcactaatattttatttaaaagctTCGTTCTGTTTAGGTTTTGTGTAACTGAATTCCAAATAAAACTATTAACACCAATTTTTTCTCTGAAATCTgggttttgaaaataaacccGACAAAATAATCCCGACAAAATtagcccgactttttcatAAAAACGTCTTATCAAACTactagtgaaaaaaaaactaatgattGCTTTGAAATCAGTGTTTAATTCTGAGTATAGTGTTCGTTTTTTATCGACTTCAAAGAGATTTGCATTTTTGTAGATTTTGACGAAATTGgaaagggtatagccttcctacttttgtcaaaatcggccaaaaccgACATTTCTTGGAATTAAATGAAACtcacacagtataatgaacattgaacgctgatttcagttcagctattggttttccctttaaatgaaccgtttaaaaaatacaccgaatatttgtgctgcagcGCGTTAGCGCTCCAAAACAGTTGAATGGTGCGTTGAtttgaataactaaaaaactatgtaacttagattaaaataaagattattttcttcagCCTTAGTCAATTTCGaacctaattcatgcataatttgccatagttaagataatttaaagaagataattgtaATCAAACACGCTTTTCTCAACGccaatctactttaacttgaataattcgaaaactatgtaacctagattttaaaaaaggttgttttcttcatccttaattGATTCCAaacctaattcatgcataatgtgacatagttaagttaatataaagaagttaattgaaatcaaacacggttttctttaaagcaaatctactttaacttgaataattgaaaaactatgtaagttagattaaaataaatgttattttcttcattattaattaatttttaacataattcatgcataatttgccatagttaagataatttaaagaagttaattggaATTAAACACGCTTTTCTTTAGAGAAAATCTTCTTTAGCTtgaataactcgaaaactatggaacctagattttttttaatgttgttttcttcatccttgattgattccaaacataattcatgcataatttgccatagttaagttaatttaaaaaagttaaTAGAAATCAAAcgcacttttctttttaaaaaatctactttaacttgaataacacaaaaactatgtaatgtagattaaaataaatgttattttcatcATCCTTAATTAATTTCGAACATAATCACGCATAGTTATTACATAATTT
The nucleotide sequence above comes from Daphnia carinata strain CSIRO-1 chromosome 3, CSIRO_AGI_Dcar_HiC_V3, whole genome shotgun sequence. Encoded proteins:
- the LOC130704470 gene encoding uncharacterized protein LOC130704470 codes for the protein MENRWNQLTEKLISSPSVREKWWNRICLALTGDEGRRHYYNLENLEKRFVLFDEILHRLSNPTAVALAMFLQHLHYDPRLPGISEELTLATLEEFIMDAEHAVPELVSDLRKLIEAALINSTPVHLTPNATGTSDVHYFLDIEMATLGSSSSEYADTLAMMRNEYGCTSDDDYFELRLKVLRSFLQIPNIYATEEFRSRYDAQARSNIIKEISNIENRVKNG